The following are encoded in a window of Paenibacillus polymyxa genomic DNA:
- the proC gene encoding pyrroline-5-carboxylate reductase: MCESQTKVLINEQITFFGAGSMAEAIIRGMTARSVVKPSGITVINRSNQARLEELQKQYGVLFQTEDAAKTELLRRSPVIVLAMKPKDAAQALGQLGPLLSDEQLIISVIAGLSIRTMQTLLGRKQPIARTMPNTSSSIGLGATGISFSKEISENQRKNVLTMFESVGTVTVIEEEKMDVLTGISGSGPAYVYYLMEAMIAGGIRGGLTPEQAHELTVQTALGAARMVQQTGEEPSALRHKIMSPNGSTVAALEMLDKGDFYETVIAAVQRCAERSREMGAVLKEGIE, translated from the coding sequence ATGTGTGAATCACAGACAAAGGTTTTAATTAATGAGCAAATTACATTTTTCGGGGCAGGATCAATGGCAGAGGCTATTATTCGCGGAATGACGGCTCGTTCTGTTGTCAAACCTAGTGGTATTACCGTCATCAACCGCAGTAATCAGGCTCGCCTTGAGGAACTTCAAAAGCAATATGGAGTCTTGTTCCAAACCGAGGATGCCGCCAAAACCGAGCTTCTGCGTCGTTCTCCGGTCATAGTGCTTGCCATGAAGCCCAAGGATGCTGCACAAGCACTTGGACAGCTCGGCCCACTTCTGTCTGATGAGCAGCTGATCATTTCGGTAATCGCCGGATTGTCTATTCGTACGATGCAAACGTTGCTAGGTCGCAAGCAGCCGATCGCACGGACGATGCCCAATACATCCAGCTCAATTGGGCTGGGAGCCACAGGTATTAGCTTTTCCAAGGAGATCAGCGAAAACCAACGTAAAAACGTGCTTACAATGTTCGAATCTGTAGGTACGGTAACGGTTATAGAAGAAGAGAAAATGGATGTTTTGACCGGGATATCTGGAAGCGGCCCTGCGTATGTCTACTACCTGATGGAAGCCATGATTGCCGGAGGAATCCGTGGTGGCTTGACCCCTGAGCAAGCGCACGAACTAACGGTGCAAACCGCACTTGGAGCGGCACGTATGGTGCAGCAAACCGGAGAGGAGCCTTCTGCCCTTCGCCATAAAATTATGTCGCCTAATGGCTCTACGGTAGCTGCATTGGAAATGCTGGACAAAGGTGACTTCTACGAAACGGTGATTGCGGCGGTGCAGCGGTGCGCTGAACGATCCCGCGAGATGGGAGCTGTACTCAAGGAGGGAATTGAATGA